From Neobacillus sp. PS2-9, the proteins below share one genomic window:
- a CDS encoding NUDIX domain-containing protein, with amino-acid sequence MTDKPIVLVASVSIIKDEEVLMIKENKPNVINKWNFPSGHIEMGEDIPYAARREVKEETGLDVELTYTTGVYNFISSSKDQVIMFHFVGQVIGGSINLEEDEIIDSAWVKVSELVKADDDKLRNPSAIKQIANCLVTKSYHPISVFHKQIK; translated from the coding sequence ATGACAGATAAACCGATTGTTTTAGTTGCTAGTGTTTCAATAATTAAAGATGAAGAAGTTTTAATGATTAAAGAAAACAAACCCAATGTAATAAATAAATGGAATTTTCCAAGTGGACATATTGAAATGGGAGAAGACATTCCTTATGCAGCCAGGAGAGAAGTGAAGGAAGAGACGGGATTAGATGTGGAACTTACATATACAACTGGTGTTTACAACTTTATTAGCAGTTCTAAAGACCAAGTTATTATGTTTCATTTTGTAGGGCAGGTTATTGGGGGTTCAATAAATCTTGAAGAAGATGAAATTATAGACAGTGCCTGGGTGAAGGTAAGTGAATTAGTAAAGGCGGACGATGATAAACTTCGCAATCCGAGTGCTATAAAACAAATAGCAAATTGTCTTGTTACAAAAAGTTACCATCCCATTAGTGTATTCCATAAACAAATTAAATAA
- a CDS encoding putative glycoside hydrolase, with product MKKIFALLIVSFIFFYNQPVLASSKQQKEPIRGIYVKASNTNGPQFNKLLNLVDQTDLNAMVIDIKDDHGNLTFIPEKNSPYYVASQPYIKNPKVLIQTLNEHHIYPIARIVVFKDNVLAPSRPDWSFQTSNGIWKNSRGDSFTNPFRTEVWDYNIGMAIEAVNLGFKEIQFDYVRFPEKFETIEKPLSYMGKKEGSNRVAAVTSFVQYAREKLYPYKVKMSVDTFGNATVIPEASGIGQNFSKIAEHVDVISAMIYPSHWNGNFGIAKPDLEPYRLVEGYAKIEKARLKLLASPPTSRPWLQDFTATWLGKGNFKVYGKQEIEDQIRALHAQGIQEFLLWNAANNYTANVDYTP from the coding sequence GTGAAAAAAATTTTCGCATTATTAATTGTCTCATTTATATTTTTTTATAATCAGCCAGTTTTGGCTAGTAGTAAACAACAAAAAGAACCTATTAGGGGCATTTATGTAAAAGCATCCAACACGAATGGTCCTCAGTTTAATAAGTTACTGAATCTCGTCGACCAAACCGATTTAAATGCGATGGTAATTGATATTAAGGATGACCACGGCAACTTGACTTTCATTCCCGAAAAAAATTCACCCTATTACGTTGCTAGTCAACCATATATAAAAAACCCAAAAGTACTTATTCAGACGTTAAATGAGCATCATATTTATCCAATCGCTAGAATTGTTGTTTTTAAAGATAATGTTTTAGCCCCGTCTCGCCCAGACTGGAGTTTTCAGACTTCTAATGGAATCTGGAAGAACTCGCGTGGAGATTCGTTTACCAATCCATTTCGAACAGAAGTATGGGATTATAATATTGGGATGGCCATTGAAGCAGTCAACCTTGGCTTTAAGGAAATTCAATTTGATTACGTAAGATTTCCCGAAAAGTTTGAAACGATTGAGAAACCTCTTTCTTATATGGGTAAAAAAGAAGGGAGTAACCGGGTCGCAGCTGTAACAAGTTTTGTTCAATACGCTAGGGAAAAATTATATCCTTATAAGGTTAAAATGTCTGTCGATACCTTTGGGAACGCCACTGTCATTCCAGAAGCAAGTGGGATTGGACAAAACTTCTCAAAAATTGCTGAACATGTAGATGTCATTTCAGCTATGATTTATCCTAGCCATTGGAATGGGAATTTCGGAATTGCTAAGCCTGATTTGGAACCCTATCGATTGGTTGAAGGGTATGCGAAAATTGAAAAGGCCCGATTGAAATTATTGGCCTCCCCTCCTACATCAAGGCCATGGCTCCAGGATTTCACCGCTACATGGCTTGGGAAAGGGAATTTTAAAGTTTACGGTAAGCAGGAAATTGAAGATCAAATACGGGCTTTGCATGCACAAGGAATCCAGGAATTTCTCCTTTGGAATGCTGCCAATAACTACACAGCAAATGTTGACTACACCCCATAA
- a CDS encoding nucleotide excision repair endonuclease, whose amino-acid sequence MIKIEIPNPDIVITKSNQVGEQVEAPLSSEYGFTNYNKIPRDKGGIILFFNANDELLFVGKARKLRPRVKRHFEDQVSPIKLHRHEVYKIAVCVIEDPMEREIYETYIINTLHAKYNTDKVFYK is encoded by the coding sequence ATGATTAAAATTGAAATACCAAATCCAGATATAGTGATTACAAAATCAAATCAAGTTGGAGAACAAGTAGAAGCACCTCTAAGCAGTGAGTATGGATTTACAAATTACAATAAGATTCCAAGAGATAAAGGTGGGATTATCTTATTTTTTAATGCCAATGATGAACTTTTGTTTGTTGGTAAGGCAAGAAAGTTAAGACCACGCGTAAAACGTCACTTTGAGGATCAAGTATCCCCAATCAAACTTCACCGCCATGAGGTATATAAGATTGCAGTCTGTGTAATCGAAGATCCGATGGAAAGAGAAATATATGAAACCTATATTATTAATACGCTTCACGCTAAATACAATACCGATAAAGTATTCTATAAATAA
- a CDS encoding serine hydrolase domain-containing protein: MLPSFKGNNNFSLILNHVNQTFNQVICSGAAVYVIHNDSIVLEEYIGKHSNKPNARKVQKDTQFHVASVRKSYIGFAVAYAVYYGYIQSMDDQVLKYLPELEEAIWKDTTIRHLLTHTHGLNHRAETVFREYPVGQNWTYRQVGIDALTKIVKTTTGKSVSDINHELVFTPLGFSESNWYAHKHQKLVEVILSGEGDGNWKTPESIEGDKMNMYVSARELAFWGYLHLKQGIIDGKQIVPKEIIQLATSVHSPRNIDKDLPQNGFLWFVKELPAKKSEIGERVPKGSYQILGYTGVTLLVIPQENLVAVRMFNSFGSPEGYDYLSDVRSFGDTIMSCL; encoded by the coding sequence TTGTTGCCCTCATTTAAAGGTAATAATAATTTTTCCTTAATATTAAATCACGTTAACCAAACATTTAACCAGGTAATTTGTTCAGGGGCTGCTGTATATGTTATTCATAATGATTCGATTGTTTTAGAAGAATATATTGGGAAGCACTCGAATAAACCAAACGCACGGAAAGTGCAAAAAGATACTCAATTTCACGTTGCATCCGTACGAAAAAGTTATATTGGTTTTGCAGTTGCATATGCTGTGTATTACGGTTACATACAAAGTATGGATGATCAAGTATTAAAATACCTTCCAGAATTAGAAGAAGCCATTTGGAAAGATACTACAATCAGACATTTATTAACACATACCCACGGACTAAATCATAGGGCGGAAACTGTCTTTCGTGAGTACCCCGTCGGACAAAATTGGACATACAGACAGGTTGGAATAGATGCATTAACTAAAATTGTCAAGACGACAACTGGAAAATCAGTATCCGATATTAACCACGAACTTGTGTTTACACCATTAGGTTTTTCTGAATCGAATTGGTATGCCCACAAGCACCAAAAACTTGTTGAAGTAATCCTTAGTGGTGAGGGAGATGGAAATTGGAAAACTCCCGAAAGCATAGAGGGCGACAAGATGAATATGTATGTGTCGGCACGTGAATTGGCGTTTTGGGGTTATTTACATCTTAAACAAGGAATTATAGATGGAAAACAAATTGTTCCAAAAGAAATTATACAATTAGCTACATCAGTTCATAGCCCAAGAAATATAGATAAAGACTTACCGCAAAATGGTTTCTTATGGTTTGTAAAAGAATTACCTGCCAAGAAATCTGAGATAGGTGAAAGGGTTCCTAAAGGTTCATACCAGATACTTGGTTATACTGGTGTTACTTTATTAGTAATCCCACAAGAAAACTTGGTTGCTGTTCGAATGTTTAATAGTTTTGGTTCACCAGAAGGATATGATTATTTATCTGATGTCAGGTCTTTCGGAGATACTATAATGAGTTGTTTATAA